One Labrus mixtus chromosome 12, fLabMix1.1, whole genome shotgun sequence DNA segment encodes these proteins:
- the sox11b gene encoding transcription factor SOX-11b produces the protein MVQHTEHGGLRTHSVSHPGESELLPASARSSVPLKPDWCKTASGHIKRPMNAFMVWSKIERRKIMEQSPDMHNAEISKRLGKRWKMLKDPEKTPFIREAERLRLKHMADYPDYKYRPKKKPKTEGGGAGPAGKPAAQSPDKPAVRAGNKTPTAAKKHHKLKPSKPGVGSHMQQHPRYQQQDPRYRYVFTSSKLIKREFTDDDDDDDDEDEEDSEEDSEEEQDFKTEEGDCSLSPPPAESSGRLFYSFKNITRQGGGGSLSPASSSRSGSSSSCCGEDLDDPPPAEGSDFTLNLLAGLHASSEPWNSSCSSAPPGNLSLSLVDQDLDSVSSEGSLGSHFEFPDYCTPELSEMIAGNWLEANYTDLVFTY, from the coding sequence ATGGTTCAGCACACGGAACATGGCGGGCTCCGGACCCACAGCGTGTCCCATCCCGGGGAGAGTGAGCTGCTGCCGGCCTCGGCTCGCAGCTCCGTGCCGCTGAAACCGGACTGGTGTAAGACCGCGTCCGGTCACATCAAGCGGCCCATGAACGCCTTCATGGTCTGGTCTAAGATCGAGAGGAGGAAGATCATGGAGCAGTCCCCCGACATGCACAACGCAGAGATCTCCAAGAGGCTTGGGAAGCGCTGGAAGATGTTAAAGGACCCCGAGAAGACCCCGTTCATCCGGGAGGCAGAGCGGCTCCGGCTCAAGCACATGGCCGACTACCCGGACTACAAGTACCGGCCCAAGAAGAAGCCCAAGACCGAGGGGGGGGGAGCGGGTCCTGCGGGGAAACCTGCCGCTCAGTCCCCCGACAAACCGGCCGTCAGAGCCGGGAACAAGACCCCCACTGCCGCCAAAAAACACCACAAGTTAAAACCCAGCAAACCGGGCGTCGGGAGCCACATGCAGCAGCACCCCCGGTACCAGCAGCAGGACCCCCGGTACCGGTACGTGTTCACCAGCAGTAAGCTGATTAAACGGGAGtttactgatgatgatgatgatgatgatgatgaagatgaggaggacTCTGAGGAGGActctgaggaggagcaggactttaaaacagaggagggggactgcagcctgagccccccccctgcagagtcCTCCGGCCGGCTCTTCTACAGTTTTAAGAACATCACccggcaggggggggggggctccctCTCTCCGGCCTCCTCGTCCCGGTCCGgctcctcctcgtcctgctgCGGGGAGGACCTGGACGACCCCCCCCCCGCTGAGGGCTCTGACTTCACCCTGAACCTCCTGGCCGGCCTGCACGCCTCCTCCGAGCCCTGGAACTCGTCGTGCAGCTCGGCCCCCCCGGGGAACCTGAGCCTGTCCCTGGTGGATCAGGACCTGGACTCTGTGAGCAGCGAGGGCAGCCTCGGGTCCCACTTCGAGTTCCCGGATTACTGCACCCCGGAACTCAGCGAGATGATCGCAGGGAACTGGCTGGAGGCCAACTACACGGACCTGGTGTTCACGTACTGA